The following proteins are encoded in a genomic region of Debaryomyces hansenii CBS767 chromosome G complete sequence:
- a CDS encoding DEHA2G17908p (similar to uniprot|Q06632 Saccharomyces cerevisiae YDR301W CFT1 Functions in cleavage of 3'-ends of pre-mRNAs prior to polyadenylation), with the protein MDAYHEFIQPTRVSQCIGCNFISPTSKSLIVGKATVLQVFEIITTETKTQQYKLKLVEQFKLHGLITDIKAIRTVENSQLDYLLVSSKGAKMSLIKWDHHLNSISTVSLHYYENSIQSSTYEKLTTTDLVVEPNNNCTCLRFKNLLTFLPFETLDEEEEDDDDDEEMNGSSGSDKKATNKENGNSNGEEVSELFESSFMIDGRTLDSRIGDIIDMQFLYNYREPTIAIIFSKAHAWAGNLPKVKDNINFIVLSLDLVTKASTTVLKIDNLPFDIDKIIPLPQPLNGSLLMGCNEIIHVDNGGITRRLALNQFTSSITTSLKNYHDQSDLNLKLENCSVKPIPNDNKVLMILNNGDFYYINFKIDGKTIKKFFVEKVSDLNYDDIQLTYPGEIATLDNNLMFISNKNGNNPLLELKYKNFEHVIVQENEENSNPLDNEDEEDDLYEEDEVNKKISINKSSIEFIKHDELLNNGPISNFTLGHYSTDKFKSSLPNPNYKEVSIISNSGSHKQGGLNILTPSVQPIIQSSLSFSQIHRMWTINNEFLITSDDENFKSEIFQLNKSFARLNSKDFINNESTIGMHELNNSEFFLQVTPKKIFVFNKKFKKIISFNKELKKYANDEIIYSTFNDEFLMVFFSSGEVVIYSINTYNESFTKINIPKILNDTIITTGYITNSSLLNAVSKDINLLINKNRGTKRKHSGKNTSITSINTPDSDLGPKSKTFILVTGDNRIVAFNRFHNERCYQLNDVDKFTDHLSLGFFEPRDTYPDPFIKNIIFNELGDEYSKDEYLTILTIGGEILVYKLFFDGENFKLVKEKDLIITGAPDNAYSLGTTIERRLVYFPNVNGFTSIFVTGITPYYISKTTHSVPRIFKFTKLPAVSFAPYSDDKIKNGLIYLDNSKNARICEIPVDFNYENNWPIKKIPIKESIKSVTYHELSNTFVISTYEEIPYDCLDEEGKPIVGVDKSKPSANSYKGYIKLISPYNWSVIDTIELVDGEIGMNVQSMVLDVGSSTKKFKNKKELIVIGTGKYRMEDLSANGSFKIFEIIDIIPEPGKPETNHKFKEIHQEDTKGAVTSICEISGRFLVSQGQKIIIRDLQDDGVVPVAFLDTSVYVSEAKSFGNLLILGDSLKSIWLAGFDAEPFRMVMLGKDLQSLDVNCADFIIKDEEIFILIADNNSTLHLVKYDPEDPTSSNGQRLIHKASFNINSTPTCIRSIPKNEEINPSSTEVFQSIGSTIDGSFYTVFPINEASYRRMYILQQQITDKEYHFCGLNPRLNRFGGLSMTVNDTNTKPLLDYEVIRMFAKLNEDRRKNLSMKVSSKNVYQDIWKDLIEFDHVLKNL; encoded by the coding sequence ATGGACGCATATCATGAATTCATTCAACCTACTAGGGTGTCACAATGTATTGGATGTAATTTTATTAGTCCAACGTCAAAGAGTTTGATTGTTGGGAAGGCTACAGTGTTACAAGTTTTCGAGATAATAACTACCGAAACCAAGACCCAGcaatataaattgaagTTGGTAGAACAGTTCAAGCTCCATGGATTGATAACTGACATAAAGGCTATTAGAACTGTTGAGAACCTGCAGTTGGACTATTTATTGGTATCTAGCAAGGGCGCCAAGATGTCATTAATCAAATGGGACCATCACTTGAATTCGATTAGTACTGTTTCGTTACACTATTATGAAAATTCTATCCAAAGTTCAAcatatgaaaaattgactACTACTGATTTAGTAGTAGAGCCTAATAACAACTGTACATGTTTaagatttaaaaatttgttGACATTTTTACCTTTTGAAACTTTAGATGAGGAGGAGGAAGACGACGATGACGACGAAGAAATGAATGGTAGCTCTGGCAGCGATAAGAAAGCCACTAATAAGGAAAATGGTAACTCGAATGGAGAAGAAGTATCAGAACTTTTTGAATCGAGCTTTATGATTGATGGACGTACCTTAGATTCTAGAATTGGAGATATAATAGACATGCAATTCTTATACAATTACAGAGAACCAACGattgcaataattttcCTGAAAGCTCATGCTTGGGCTGGTAACTTACCGAAAGTAAAAgacaatatcaattttattgtaTTGTCATTAGACCTCGTAACTAAGGCATCCACTACGGTCTTGAAGATCGATAATTTGCCATTTGAtatagataaaattattcCATTACCTCAGCCTTTAAATGGTAGTTTACTAATGGGATGTAACGAAATAATTCATGTCGATAATGGTGGTATTACAAGAAGATTAGCATTGAATCAATTTACATCGTCGATTACAACCTCGCTCAAGAATTACCATGATCAATCAGACTTGAACTTAAAGCTAGAAAACTGTTCCGTAAAGCCTATTcctaatgataataaagttTTGATGATCCTAAATAATGGAGAtttctattatataaattttaaaattgatgGCAAAACtattaagaaatttttcGTAGAAAAAGTTTCAGATCTAAACTATGACGATATCCAATTAACATATCCTGGTGAAATTGCTACccttgataataatttgatgtTCATTAGTAATAAAAATGGTAATAACCCTTTACTTGAGTTGAAATATAAGAACTTTGAACATGTTATTGTGCAAGAGAATGAGGAAAATAGCAACCCattagataatgaagatgaagaagacgatTTATATGAAGAGGATGAGGTCAATAAGAAAAtctcaattaataaaagtCTGATTGAATTTATAAAGCACGAtgaattgttgaataatggtccaatttcaaatttcacGCTTGGTCATTATTCCACCGATAAATTCAAGTCAAGCTTACCGAATCCAAATTACAAAGAAGTTTCGATTATAAGCAATTCGGGATCCCATAAACAGGGTGGTTTAAACATACTTACACCAAGTGTGCAGCCCATAATTCAGTCATCCTTAAGTTTTTCACAGATCCATAGAATGTGGACAATTAACAATGAGTTTTTGATTACCTCTGAcgatgaaaatttcaagtctgaaatttttcaacttaataaatcttttgCAAGATTGAATTCCAAGGATTTTATCAACAACGAATCAACGATTGGGATGcatgaattgaataatagtGAATTCTTTTTACAAGTGACaccaaagaaaatatttgtattcaataaaaagttcaagaaaatcatcTCATTTAACAAAGagttgaaaaaatatgcaaatgatgaaattatttatagtACTTTTAATGACGAGTTTTTAATGGTATTTTTCTCCAGTGGTGAGGTGGTTATTTATTCCATTAACACATACAATGAATCATTTACCAAGATAAACATTCCtaaaatattgaatgataCTATTATTACTACGGGTTATATAACAAATTCGAGTTTGCTTAATGCAGTACTGAAAGacataaatttattgattaataaGAATAGAGGAACTAAAAGAAAGCACAGTGGAAAAAATACAAGTATTACAAGTATTAATACACCTGACTCTGATTTGGGACCAAAACTGAAAACTTTCATATTAGTTACTGGTGATAATAGGATAGTTGCGTTCAATAGATTTCATAATGAAAGATGCTACCAATTAAATGatgttgataaatttaCAGATCATCTCTCATTGGGATTTTTTGAACCAAGAGACACCTACCCTGATCCGTTTatcaagaatataatttttaatgaaCTAGGAGATGAATACTCAAAAGATGAGTATTTAACTATTTTGACCATTGGAGGTGAAATTTTAGTTTACAAACTATTTTTTGATGGTGAAAATTTTAAGCTTgtgaaagaaaaagatttaATCATTACTGGTGCCCCTGACAATGCATATTCTTTAGGTACCActattgaaagaagacTCGTTTATTTTCCAAATGTTAATGGCTTTACATCTATATTTGTTACTGGTATTACACCATACTACATTTCAAAAACAACTCATTCTGTTCCgagaatttttaaatttacAAAGCTTCCGGCTGTATCATTTGCGCCATATTCGGATGACAAAATTAAGAATGGATTAATTTATCTTgataattctaaaaatGCAAGAATATGTGAGATACCAGTTGATTTTAATTATGAAAACAATTGGccaatcaagaaaattcCTATTAAGGAGAGTATCAAGTCGGTAACGTATCATGAGCTTTCAAATACGTTTGTAATTTCAACTTACGAAGAAATACCATATGATTGCttagatgaagaaggtAAGCCAATTGTTGGTGTTGATAAGTCGAAGCCTTCTGCAAATTCGTATAAAGGATATATCAAGTTAATTTCTCCATATAATTGGTCTGTCATTGATACAATTGAACTAGTTGATGGTGAAATTGGTATGAATGTTCAATCTATGGTTCTTGATGTTGGATCGAGTactaaaaaatttaaaaataagaaagaGTTGATCGTCATTGGTACTGGTAAATATAGAATGGAGGACTTAAGTGCTAATGGctcattcaaaatatttgaaattattgacaTTATTCCAGAGCCTGGTAAACCTGAAACTAATCACAAGTTTAAGGAAATACATCAGGAAGATACGAAGGGGGCTGTTACCTCGATATGTGAGATTAGTGGACGTTTCTTGGTTTCGCAAGGGCAAAAGATCATTATACGGGACTTGCAAGATGATGGTGTCGTTCCTGTGGCATTTTTGGACACTTCAGTCTATGTTTCGGAAGCGAAGAGTTTTGGGAATTTGTTAATTCTTGGTGACTCATTGAAAAGTATTTGGCTTGCAGGGTTTGATGCAGAGCCATTTAGAATGGTTATGCTAGGTAAAGATTTGCAATCTTTGGATGTAAACTGTGCTGACTTTATCATAAAGGACGAAGAGATCTTTATACTTATTgctgataataatagtacATTACACCTAGTTAAATATGATCCTGAAGATCCCACGTCTTCTAATGGCCAAAGATTGATTCATAAGGCATcgttcaatattaattctaCACCTACATGTATCAGGTCTATTCctaagaatgaagaaattaatcCTTCAAGTACGGAAGTCTTTCAATCGATTGGTTCAACAATCGATGGTTCCTTTTATACGGTTTTCCCCATCAACGAAGCCAGTTATAGAAGAATGTATATTCTACAACAGCAAATCACCGATAAAGAATATCACTTCTGTGGATTAAACCCAAGACTAAACAGATTTGGTGGTTTATCAATGACTGTGAATGATACTAATACAAAGCCTTTATTGGACTACGAGGTTATTAGAATGTTTGctaaattgaatgaagataGGAGGAAGAATTTATCCATGAAAGTAAGTTCTAAGAATGTATACCAAGATATTTGGAAGGATCTTATTGAGTTCGACCatgtattgaaaaatttatag